GACATCGACGAAGCGCTCGGCCCGTACCTGGACCGCGGCATCGAGGAAGTGGACGCGATCGAACGCGCGGTGCTGCGCCTGGCGGCGTGCGAGCTGCGCTACCGCCTGGACGTGCCGTACCGCGTGGTGATCAACGAAGCCATCGAATCGGCCAAGCGCTTCGGTTCCGAACACGGCCACACCTACGTCAACGGCGTGCTGGATCGTGCCGCCGTGGAATGGCGCAAGGTCGAATCGGGTCACTGAACCCCTGCGTCCCGCACCGTTCATTGAACGGCGCGGGAATCTGCTTCGGTAGAGTCGACTGTCAGTCGACTGCTCTTGATCCGGCGATACGACCGCTGATCGAAAGGCAGTCGACCAACAGTCGGCTCCACCCCGCCGGTTCCATCCGATCGGCACGATCCACCCGCGCCCGCCGCCCATCCCATGCACCTCGCCGGAGCGCCCCATGTCCCTGGCTGAATTCGCCCTCATCGACCGCATCCGCGCCCGCACCCTCGAGCGCGAC
This genomic interval from Stenotrophomonas sp. 57 contains the following:
- the nusB gene encoding transcription antitermination factor NusB, translated to MNKNTQSKPSGKPVRRDGVDPVLRSRARRRAVQAIYAWQISGGNAQSLIAQFAHEQAREIADLAYFEALVHGVLDNRRDIDEALGPYLDRGIEEVDAIERAVLRLAACELRYRLDVPYRVVINEAIESAKRFGSEHGHTYVNGVLDRAAVEWRKVESGH